A single region of the Labeo rohita strain BAU-BD-2019 chromosome 3, IGBB_LRoh.1.0, whole genome shotgun sequence genome encodes:
- the chmp6a gene encoding charged multivesicular body protein 6 isoform X2, whose amino-acid sequence MRCDIRSKRECGLFAMGNVFGRQGRVTSRVTDQDRAILQLKQQRDKLKQYQKKITLQLEKERRLAKRLLKDGKKEQALLLLKKKRYQDQLLDKTDIQIANLECMVMSIEEVERILEETQEAIEYQKQIDELLAGFWTAEDEDAVLAELEAITQGEDITLPELPTDPLSAVPTGETERKEAQIKPEREMLAA is encoded by the exons ATGAGATGTGATATTAGAAGTAAGCGGGAATGTGGTTTATTCGCAATGGGAAATGTTTTCGGCAGACAGGGACGAGTCACCAGTCGAGTGACAGATCAGGACAGGGCGATATTG CAACTGAAACAGCAGAGAGATAAACTGAAGCAATATCAGAAGAAAATCACATTACAGCTGGAGAAAGAGAGACGTCTGGCCAAACGGCTCCTGAAGGATGGCAAGAAGGA ACAAGCTCTTCTGCTGCTCAAAAAGAAACGCTACCAAGATCAGCTGCTGGACAAAACCGACATCCAGATAGCAAACCTGGAGTGCATG gTCATGTCTATTGAGGAGGTGGAGAGAATACTGGAAGAGACGCAGGAGGCCATTGAGTATCAGAAG CAAATTGATGAACTGCTGGCAGGTTTTTGGACAGCGGAGGATGAGGATGCTGTGTTAGCAGAGCTGGAGGCCATCACTCAG GGAGAAGACATAACCCTTCCAGAATTACCCACAGATCCATTGTCAGCGGTACCTACGGGGGAAACAG AAAGAAAAGAGGCACAAATCAAGCCGGAGCGAGAGATGCTGGCAGCGTAG
- the chmp6a gene encoding charged multivesicular body protein 6 isoform X1: MRCDIRSKRECGLFAMGNVFGRQGRVTSRVTDQDRAILQLKQQRDKLKQYQKKITLQLEKERRLAKRLLKDGKKEQALLLLKKKRYQDQLLDKTDIQIANLECMVQDIEFAQIEIKVIEGLKAGNDCLKQMHEVMSIEEVERILEETQEAIEYQKQIDELLAGFWTAEDEDAVLAELEAITQGEDITLPELPTDPLSAVPTGETERKEAQIKPEREMLAA; encoded by the exons ATGAGATGTGATATTAGAAGTAAGCGGGAATGTGGTTTATTCGCAATGGGAAATGTTTTCGGCAGACAGGGACGAGTCACCAGTCGAGTGACAGATCAGGACAGGGCGATATTG CAACTGAAACAGCAGAGAGATAAACTGAAGCAATATCAGAAGAAAATCACATTACAGCTGGAGAAAGAGAGACGTCTGGCCAAACGGCTCCTGAAGGATGGCAAGAAGGA ACAAGCTCTTCTGCTGCTCAAAAAGAAACGCTACCAAGATCAGCTGCTGGACAAAACCGACATCCAGATAGCAAACCTGGAGTGCATG GTTCAAGATATTGAATTTGCTCAGATTGAAATAAAGGTCATCGAAGGTTTAAAGGCTGGGAATGACTGTCTCAAGCAAATGCATGAG gTCATGTCTATTGAGGAGGTGGAGAGAATACTGGAAGAGACGCAGGAGGCCATTGAGTATCAGAAG CAAATTGATGAACTGCTGGCAGGTTTTTGGACAGCGGAGGATGAGGATGCTGTGTTAGCAGAGCTGGAGGCCATCACTCAG GGAGAAGACATAACCCTTCCAGAATTACCCACAGATCCATTGTCAGCGGTACCTACGGGGGAAACAG AAAGAAAAGAGGCACAAATCAAGCCGGAGCGAGAGATGCTGGCAGCGTAG